The Peromyscus maniculatus bairdii isolate BWxNUB_F1_BW_parent chromosome 15, HU_Pman_BW_mat_3.1, whole genome shotgun sequence DNA segment tgcatCCTGGGATTCATACAGGGATTTCTTGTCAACAAATATTTCTATAGGCCTGATAGGTTTAGGGGTAAAATGTTGCCTTGATCATTTATATCCTGGGAATTTGTCACGGGATCTCAGCATGGGGACTTCTTTTGTCAATTCAGTGTTATATGTGAGCAGAGCAGATTGGGCAAGAGAATGGTGAGGTCTGGAAATCGGGTGTGGCTTATGTGGGATGTTATCGGGCAGATGCAGGGACCAGGGCTGGTGCGCAGGAAATGGGTTCTTCAAACCACACATTTTTAAGGGATCTGGATTCCTTTTCATGGGAAATGGTATTTAGAGACTAGAATATATTACCAAGGTTCACTCCTTGCTAGGGAAAGactgctgcttttctttcttatctttttatTGGTCAGATTTAAGGAATAACAGGTTGATTAAGATTATAAAAGTCTCATATCTGTACCTCTGTGTTGAGCTCCTCCTGTCTTtagcacataaaataatgaatattggGTCAGCTCGTAAGCTGAACTAAAAGCCCATATGGTAATGTCACTACTCTTTCCAAATCCCCATTTCAAATTCTTCTTTTAGTAGCTATGGAACTGTTCATTGTCATcaaattatttgcttattttctcaACCTATGCAAAGATAATGCATTCTCAAATAATAATCCACACAACtatgaaatacaaataataaactgCAAGGTTATTTGCAATTATCTTTGTCTTTAATCTGAGAATTTAATATGCAAATTAAACTTTCTCAACTGTCACtgcaatagtttttttttcctatgcttGCATAGTTATAAAAACACTGGTGAGAAGAAGtgcattcatttatgtatatattttattttaagggtttaactatttttctatattaacatgttttatatatacaaactgtaagcaaggcccaattaaatgctttatcttACATGTAGCCTTGGTCATGGTAccttttcacagcaatacaatagtaactaagacagtcctCTTCTGATTCCATTGAAATTCTATAGGTATATGATAAGTCAGGGAGATTAGCCACCTTAAGAACATGCAAATGATCTCTCCTGCTTCAACTGAAATTCTATTATAGGTATCCAAAATATAAGAGGTCATAAagataatatgtgtgtgtataagaaagCATCACACCAAATCAGGTAGAAACATATTCTCAGCACCTCACCTAAAATTAGGATTAATAGCAAAGAAAAAGCAGGACTTTCAAGTATCACACATGTATTATAACACATCCCACAAAATTCCGTTTCATTGATAAACAAACTACAAACACCCCTTACTGCTAGGCATTCAGACTAAGTGACCAAAACCCCAGAGAGCTGCATACCTCTTGTCTTCTATGACTTCTTTCAGTGTAAGTGCAAATGTCTCTGCCTTGAGTGTCTCTAGCTGAACAGAAACAccaattttctttgcttctactAGGACCATGTTTTTAGGTTGGTCTAAAAAGAAGGTAATCCCCACCATGTGTACTCCATGCTGGATGGCCTCCATTAGGCTATTTGTTCCCCCATGGGTGACAAAAAGACGAATTCTAGGATGAGCTGTTGCAAAAGAGAAAGATGGTCCAATATTTCACTATCCAAGTTTCAGATACAAAGCAAAGCACCAAACCCAAGAAATACCAATGTGCTGGGAAGAATAGATTTACTGATGTTGCTTTTGAGATTTGCAATGTTCCAGGATGTGATATCCAGTCTTTTGTTTGCACAGAGATGCCTTACTTTATTCAAACAACATAGGACCTAGAGCCTAGAGACAGCTACAAGGAGAGTGACAAGCCAGGAAAGTTTCCTTGTCCTTCTATTCATCTTCATCTTCTCCACTGATGCTTTCTTCTTCACTTATCTcacctctgccttctctttttttttcacatctgaTCTCTAATAAATCTTATCTCTGTGTGTTATCTGCTCTGTTTTAAGAGAAGCTTACAGAAGGGGATGGTAGACCAGGAACTCCTGTATTTACAGATCTTGACTGTTGGTCCATATTGAAAGCTACCAAAAATTTCTTATGATCATAAAGAAATCATCCCACACTATACCTCACTTAAAATCTACCCATATTTCCTGGAAATCAAGTCTTTTTCCTATTGTGTAACCTGTGATTTTACTGTACAGAGATTTGTGTGAAAAACATTCCAGTTTCTTTTGTGTCACAGTCTAAGGTACATAATTCAGATTCAGCCATTCAGTGTAGAAACGATGGGTCTCCAAAAAGtcacacagaaacaaataatTTGAGAGGATGTGGCTTTAGGGAATTCTCTGTTGCCTAAGAAATCAGTGTCTCCATATCATACTGTAAGCTTACTTGGGTTAGCACTCAAATACCTCCCTACGACCTCAACCCTCCAATATTCATGTTGGAAATACCTGAGTTTTCTGTACTTTTCTGACAACCAAGATGTGTCTGTATGcttacattcatgtgtgtgtttgtttaaaaatacCAAAGATTTCTCACATCATTGTGAGAATAACGGCAACAAATGGTGGCAACTGCCCAAGGAGTAGTTATAGCTCATATAGGTCAAGATTGTGTTGGAGTGATCAGATCAGTGTTAAAAACTGTTGAGTCAAGGCTACATATCTATTTTGGATCTTGAGATCAGTCTGAGTTGAAATGGACAAGGAAGTTGCTACTATGGTCGTCTAGAGTACAGCCCGATTCCTCCAGCAAATCTAGCTCCTTTTGCCTGCCTGTTGGAGTTATATCTTTACCTATCAGCAGCCTTTTCTTCTGCAAGTCCAAGCACTCAGACATCAGTTATCTACTAAGTCCCAAAGCACATTAACAGAAATAAAGTAACAGGTCTAGGAGGTGCTTACCCAGAAGGTCAGTCTGGGGAAGCCAATCCATGATTTTGACATTAGGAGCCATTCTGACATCTTTGGGCCAATGAGCATCCTTACATGCCCACAGTACCCCTTGAGAGAGGCGAGCAAAGGCACTGTTCATCTCCTTAATAAGTTCCTTGGTCTGATACTGGGTTGCTAAGGAGCCCAGTGCCACAAGGACAAAACCTGAGTCTCCAAACTTAATGATAAAATCCTCTAAGTCCTAGAAGAAACATAAAGgaaagaaggcaaaaaaaaaagtagtttgtAAAAGCCAAGGCAGCTATAATATGAAACAAGACAAGGTATCGAATAAACACAGGCTTTGGTTGCTTCTGTTCTACATGATAAATCTCCTTTCACAACCCCTGTACAGCTGTATCTGAGGTAGTTACTGCATTGATTAGCAGTCAACTCTTCACCATTGGGCTCTTATGATTTGCTCTTCCAAGGAAATACATATTCAAGACTTTATTGGAATAACAGATTCCTATTGCTTAAAATATAAGCTCTGGAGTTCACTACTTGCTTAGGACAATTTTTTGTTTAGTAACTTGTGGTCCACCCTAACTATTTTTGGcatcatttgtattattttatattcatgctAGAAATATTGTAAGTGTACAATATTTCTTCACTTGCTGTGTTACAGAATGTCTTTTCCTCTGGTGGTGAGTTCTAGCTTTGGTTGCAGAGTAATGATAGATTCATAGAATGAGTTGAGAAGTCTCTTTTCCTGTGGAACCACCACAAATATTTCTAAAGGAACTGGCATCAATTCTTAAGTGTTTCACTTTATTTACCAATTAATCTATGATATATCAGACTTACTTAATGGAAGACTTTATTATTGTTCAGTCTAATTTAATCTCAtaagtttaaaattttctattttttcttgagtcagtTATGTTAATAGACATGCATAGAAATATGTTCCCTCATATAGATCACCTAATTTAATGATATATCACTTTTGTATAGATCCCTTATAATCTTTATTGTTTTAAGTAATAGTATGTATTTTTCACTTTaagacttaattattttattgttctttcttatttattttctcagtacTAATGGTTTTCAGCATACTGctcttttgattttattgattcTAAGCCTTTCTATTCATTGTTTCAATCATCTACACTCTGATTCTCTTAAGCCCCTTTTTTTCTAGTAGCAGCCTCATTAGTACTTTCTTCATTATCTGTGCCTTATATTGAAAGGTTACCAATTCAAATACTTTGTCTATACTAATGGAATAAGAGCTACAAATTATATCCTATGTCTTGTTTTTATCACACTCCATTCTTCCATTGTGTTTTGCCTCCTTTTCCTCGATATATAATATTCTTATATGGTCCTCTTGATTTTTCACTTTTACTTACACATTATTGATTTCTATCTTACCCTTGTGTGAtaagagatatttacattaatcCAAGATTTTGAAAGTTACTggggttgttttgtgtgtgtgtgtattgggggagCTAATGCATGAAGCAAggaatttgttttgtgtattaGAGAAGAATTTGTACTCTGCTCTTGTTGGAAATAATACTCAGAACTGATGAGTTGGTTCAACGGCGAAGaaaactggctgttcttccagaggaccacagttcagttcccacatAGCAATCACAACTCTCTTTAACTCTAGCTCCTGTGGATCcagtatcctcttctggcctcttctgggCACCGGCACAAATGTGGTGCAAAGACATAAATGCAAGGCAAATACTCGGGCACATAAAATCACTTAGCCagatgcatctctgtgagttcgaggccagcctggtctacagagtgagatccagttatatatgttatatatgtatgtataacagTCTTCCAAATAGTATGAAAAGTCTCCTCAaaacatttgttgttttttttttacaggtcCGACCATCACACTAATGTAAAGATCTTTTTAAAGATCAATGTAAAGCAGtgatatatatatcaatatatatatcaatatatatatatatatatatatatatatataatcactccCCAAATTATTCTTTGCACCAACTGTAAGGAAGGGTAAGCACTGTGGTACCCAACAGAGCCAGAACAAACCCACACCCTTTCTACTTTGATCTGAACACCAAAGAAACATCATCTTCATCATTTCAGCATCTTGGCCACCATGTATAAAACCAAAGGTTTATACTCCCATCATGGGTGAGGGAACACCACAGTGACAGGGAACAAGCAATCTAACATCCTTGGCTCGCTGTACTTGTAAATTTTCAGTGATAGTGATCCTGAGCCTGCATAGAAATGCGAACTATATGGTACCTTTGATGGCTTACAGTAGCTGGATGGAGTACCTAGTGCTCAACAGGCTGGGGACACAGAATAACAGAAGCAATTCTTCTTGTCATTAGTGCTAAGTTCTGTCAAGGTACATGCCTTCTGAAAGGATTATCTGTTTCAGTATGAAGAACTGGCCTCCTTAACACATTCTAAGTGTTTTGACATTcactgtatttattatatatatatttcaaaattcaaTTAGAAATACAATACTAATTAAAGGAGTTATTCCACCACAGCCAGGAATATAGAGAGACTCACATTTTGTAATATCTAACCAGATCTTCAAACTTAGCATGGGGTACACGGACACTGTACTTTCACAACCTAAAATATGGAGGCTCAGAGTTCTTCTGTTGTCTTAGAGTACTTCCTTTCAGGACATCTTTATGAAGAGACAGTTTCctcctatggtggtttgaaataaaagaGCCCCAAAAGGGAGTGGCAACATTGGGAGGAATGGCCTTGTAGGACTGAGTGTAGACTTGTTGAATGAAGTATATCACTattggggtaggctttgaggtctcctatgctcagctATGCCTGATGTCACagttgcttcctgttgcctgtggatcaagatgtagaactctgagctccttctccagcatcatgtcttccTACATGGCACCATGTtttccaccatgataataatggactaagcttCTGAAAGTGGAAGCCACCCAAATTGAATGTTTACCTTTAtcagtgttgctgtggtcatagagtctctttacagcaatagaaaccctaactaagacaccatctaaGCCCTGCAGGCCTCTGAATGAAAGATAAACTGAAAGCTAAGCTTTCACTCACTTGAGGTATTGGTCTAACAGGTTTGTCCGTTAAGCCTCCCACATAGATGATGTTGGGAAGCACAGGATGAGGAAAATCCAAGGCAAAGTCAGAGCTAACAAACCACAACTCTGCTTTCTGTGGAAGGTCAGACAAAACTGGCCGAGAGCCTTCTGCAAAATGCTGCTGGATGGTGCTGTCATATTGAGAaagtatttctcttttcttcatggaTGAATCAAGGAACATCAGGAAGTTCTTCACTGTGGCCCAGAAGTCCATTTGGTCAGTTAAACTGGAACCAAATCCTGGGACAAAAGACAAACGGTTTGGTAGCCCATAGTCTATAATGCTAaatagagagggaagaaaggccaCAAATTGTTTCCCAAGTTtctcagcaatcaagaaaacacaaggatctGTTACATCCAAAAACAGCAGGTCAAATTTCTTATTCCTTAAGGAGTCCATGATGTCCTTTCTGCTTAATAAGTGACTGCATAAGTCCGTATAGTGTTCAAAGATCTTTATATTGGTGTGATGGTTAGAcctgtaaaatatatatatatatatatatatatatattgaggaGCTTTTTCATACTATTTGGAAGACTGTTATACTCAATCAAAGTATTTCACAGCTAGACTAATGCAAACCTATAATCCAACACTCTGGAAACGGAGTCAgaagtatcagaagttcaagccttGTCATAGACTTATGACTTTGAGGACAGCAGGCTGGGCTAAATAAAACTCTAACTCGcttagaataaaattatttttaatatattttatgagaagAGGCTCTGAGGCTTgaattttttccttctgtttaacGCTAAACAAATTATAGTGTTACTTAATATGTAAAACACATTgcttttcataaaataaagtatttttaattaaaaataaataggccCATAGGAattcattttccattcatctaCTTACTACAGggagatatttattttcttcttaatgatATTTGCTCATCAGAGTCAGGGGAGGATATTCGAATTGATAATGCTGCACCCTTTCCATGTGAATTACAGCTGTTGTTCAAAATCTTCAGCTTTAGTCATTCTGATATAGATATAGCTCTGCTTCCCAAACTATTTCTTCTTCCATCACATTTCCTCTAAGAGTCTATTTCCATTCATCATCAGTGTTAgcttattttcttctgtcttagaATAAATCAATCATTATAGTGGATCTCAGAGTATCAGTCTCCATGGGCAGGTGTATAATGCTGTTTACTTCACGTTATATAATGATTTTTTGTAGTTGTAGAGAATCTTGCTCTATTGCCCATCTGTATAAGTTGCATGATTACAGCTTCTAAATGATCTTCACATTTCTTGTGAAGAACcagagaggtttcctagtgagatctgagcttgctctggcagcaggactgcataagggaATGCTTggaccacaggcatggttaccatGTGTTTGGAAGGGTCAACACTTAGCTGGGCAGTGTGCTTTGATGGCAAAGAAGAGATCTTTTGCCCTGCCCTGAGGTCAAGAGAATGGATATGAAGACTCTAGAGCCATGAATGAATTAGTCTCTGGTTTCAAACTTTAAGGAGAACTTTAATACTATGATTAGGATGGATTTTTCTGAGCTTTTGCAACCtcagaaatgaaacagttttgagtTCACTATGGTAACTATGATAATCATGATTCATGTAccctctgtcttgttggaagaaattataaatatttatgttaagAGATCTCTTTAAGGTGTTTGCTAAAGTTTACAAAGTAGTCCTGtagagagtttgcttttgaatgtaagttaATATTGTAAGTATAtatagtaatattcatgctagttgtaaatatatatagtaatatTCAGACTAGAATTATGTCAACCTGGTGATATTAATGAACCATGATTTGGTGAAGCTAAAGGAGTCTTTAACTTTGAAACAGTTACATCACTagtttgttgatttatttaataCATTTACATCAAGAGTTTTTTGATGTAAAAAAAAGGGCTTGGCAAAGTTAAGGCTGTTATAGACATTATAAACACATTCAAAAAGGACATCCCTCTtagtcatcctctactcctttactggggtTGGGAGGGTGGCAGCCCTAGGAATTGCTGTGGTTTTTTCAACTATTTACAAGCTCTTAGTAGAGACCTGAttcagagctgagttaagctctgtacttcCACCTGCCAGAGGCTAGTATTCAGAGACACGTAACCTTCTTCTTGCTGGCTTCCAATCTAAGACAGAGAatgcttgatggaaagtgtatctcAAGGAAGAGTAAGGCTGACTAGGGAAGAAGAATGATCTAAGGAAGGATATCTGAGGAGTCTGAGGGACcgtttaaaatattaagaagggggagtTTTGGAgacccacagaagtttcctagtgggatctgagcttgctctacccagcagggctacataagggAATTATCAGACCATGATTGAGTATGGTTAGCAGGTGTTTGGAAGTGTCTGCACTtaactgtgcagtgtgctttgaggtcgagggggaggtcttttgacctgccccttgacattgttataaaaagagCCTTTGAAGAGGTAGAAGGGGCTGTTAGATTTttatccaggtcctcccaaagctatcctgtgtttctgtctttctcctctttgctatctttctatctgaaatgtttcttattcctctctcctcctcatagaaaCCCTTTAAAAcggtgggagctggcctctcaTGATTTCTTTTAATCCTATCTATCTTGGCTTGAATAATTTATCACACAAAGGGAACTTCACAATGATAATACTGGAACAAAGAGATCATGATTCAAGTTGCTGCCTACAAACTaaacaattagaaaaataaatataaaacccacagatttttttctcttatataggAAACCTAaacttaaatgtgtgtgtgtgtgtgtgtgtgtgtgtgtgtgtgtgtttgccttttTTGCTGATGAAATTAGAAAAGAGGCAATGAGAATACATAAAAAAGTCATCAAAACAGATACATGTGTCATGGAATAGTGCTATGGAGGAATTGGGCAACCCAGAACAAAAGATACTGacatttatgttttctaaaaagTCGATAGCAAAGCCTATTACTTTATATGCAAACAACTTTCTAGTGGGAAAAATAAGTGTGATTGTAAGCTCATTGTTAGAGTTTACAACTCCTACTGCTCAAACTGACACTGAAGACTGTCCTCAACTTTAGTCATCCTACTGTAGACTTTTGTCTACAGCATTTTGCACAGACTCTTTCACATCAATGCGTAACAGATAAGCAACCTGGTAAGATGCACAAGTGCACCATATCATCCGACATCAAAAAATCCACAAGATGAG contains these protein-coding regions:
- the LOC102908340 gene encoding UDP-glucuronosyltransferase 3A2-like → MDSLRNKKFDLLFLDVTDPCVFLIAEKLGKQFVAFLPSLFSIIDYGLPNRLSFVPGFGSSLTDQMDFWATVKNFLMFLDSSMKKREILSQYDSTIQQHFAEGSRPVLSDLPQKAELWFVSSDFALDFPHPVLPNIIYVGGLTDKPVRPIPQDLEDFIIKFGDSGFVLVALGSLATQYQTKELIKEMNSAFARLSQGVLWACKDAHWPKDVRMAPNVKIMDWLPQTDLLAHPRIRLFVTHGGTNSLMEAIQHGVHMVGITFFLDQPKNMVLVEAKKIGVSVQLETLKAETFALTLKEVIEDKRYAALWGFGHLV